The stretch of DNA CAGGGTCACCAAACGAAAAAAGATTGTGGACCGTGCAAAGGAGCTGCTGCTCAACCATTTTGACGAGGCGTCCATCGACTCCACCGAACTCCTCGACGATGTCAGGGAGTCGATGCGTATCGAAAAAATCGGTGTTCTGGGTGACGAGCGGGTTCCTGCCGGTCCGAACGTCCTTGACTCGGACGCGATCATCATCGTCGAAGGGCGGGCCGACGTGATCAACCTTCTCCGCTACGGCATTAAAAACGCCGTTGCGGTCGAGGGGACAAAGGTGCCCGCCGTGATCACCAAACTCTCCGAAATAAAGACGGCGACCGCCTTTCTTGACGGCGACCGGGGCGGCGACCTGATCCTCAGGGAACTCCTGCAGGTCGCGGACATTGATTATGTGGCGTTCTGCCCCCGCGGTAAGAGCGTCGAAGAGATCACCAGGAAAGAGATCATCAAGTCCCTGCGGAACAAGGTGCCGGTGGAATATCTCAAGGAGCAGATCGCTGAGGGCAAAGACAGTCCTGCCCCTGAACCTGAGATGCCGGTGCAGGAAAGTCAGGTGATTGTCAGCGAAACGAACGGGGCGATCGAGGAGAGCGTGCCCCAAACGCCTGCTGTTGATGGCTCGATGACGCTCGAGCAGCAGATCCGGGGCGTCGAGGGGCAGAGTGTCGCACGCTTCCTCACCTCTGATTATGCCCTTGTCGGCGAGGTCAGGGCCGGCGACGTCGAGCAGGCCCTCGAAAAGATCGACGCCGATGTTTCGGGGATTATTCTTGACCGTCCGGTCGATCAGAAACTGATCGATGCTTTTCTGTCCCGCGGGCTTGAGTTCGTTGCCGCTCCGGAATTTCGCAATATCGTCAAGCGGCCGCTGTCCCTGAGGCTCATGAAAATACGAAAAAGCGATCGTTGAGGAAATCTATATATAATAAAATTTCCTATTTATCTTTCCCGGTCTGGACATGCATAAGGAAGAATTGATTACGTTGCATCAGATCCTTGTTGAGATCAAGGATTATTTTGAGATGATAAATCCGGATCTGAAGTTCCCGCAGTATTACGCACTCAAAATCAACCCTTCACAGATCCACAAGAGCAAACTCGAGCATAAGCACGCCATTTTTGTGCTTGGACAGGAGCTTGCCAATGCCATGAAGGATATTGAATTTACGGGATCTGCCCGGATATCTGCCCGCATGAAGGAACTTGCGGAAAGAACGGTGAAAGAGATCGAACGAGATATGGAGTGAGAGGGGCAGACCCCTGCTCTTTATCGCCGCAAAAAATTATCTTCTGGACTCCTGCTCTTTTCCGATGAGATAGCGCGCCATCAGACTGGGGATCGGCGCCGCCATGCAGTGCCAGTTCGGCGTCCCGTTCACTTCGAGGACCGTGTATCCTCCGTTGAGCGGGAGGAGGTCGACGCCGCAGTAGTCGGCACCGACCGCCTCGGCGGCTCCGGCTGCAATCTCCTGCATGGCAGGGTCGATCTCCACCGGCGTTCCGATCCCTCCCTGGTGGATGTTATGGGTGAGGTGCGGCGACCTCCTGCAGATCGCCCCGACAGCCCGGCCCTCGATGACAAAGACGCGGTAGTCCCGGTCGTTCTCCACATATTCCTGGAGATAATAGGGGGCTTCGCGGAGATCCCCGGGTGATGAGACCATCCTGACATCGATCCCGTCATAGCCGTACACGGGTTTTGACACCACGCCCCCGTGGCGTGCAAGGAACTCCTCGGCAAGAGGGCGTGATGCCGTGAACAGGGTCTCTGGCGAGGGTATTCCTGACTTGAGGAGCAGGGCGGTCGTCTTCACCTTGCTTGCGCAGGTGGCGATGGCATCAGGGGAGTTGACGACGTTGTTCTCCATGGAAAGGACGTCCAGGCACTCGAACTGGTGGATGTCCTGTTTCATGCCGCAGACCCATATGGTGTCCCCGGTGATCGGTGAAGCCAGAGGGTCGATGGTGTCAAGATCAAGGAGGCTGAATGCTACGCCTTCGCGCCGGAGTTCTCTGATCACGGCGCCGGTGGAGTTGTCGCCCGGTGTGTCGGTCGGTTTGGGTACGATCCGTATCATGCTCTCATCCCTGTGGTCTCTGGTCGCCTGTGTACTACCAGAGGTCAGGGGGGAACAGGGATGAACCTATCGGTTGAGGCCTCATTCCCCGATCTCGCCAAGACTTGCCTCGGCCTTCTCGATCATGATCTGCATCGCCCTGGCCTTCGCCCGTGCAACCGGAGTATGTCTCTTTTCCAGCTCGAAAACCGCCTCTTCATAGAGCTGGTGCGCCCTTTTCGCCCGCCGTTCTGGTCGGGAAACATCCCGTTCCTCTTCTCTGAGATGGTTGATCTCCTCACGCACCGTTAAGAGTTCCTGGTACATCTCCTCGAGGCTCTGCCTGATCTGGTCCTCGTCGTCCGGTCCTCCCGTTCCTGTGGCGGGCAGCACCTCCCCCTCCTCCAGAATCGCTTTCATCTCCGCATCGATATCGCCCACTTTTTCATCGATGAGCAGGCATAAGGTGCTCTTTTTTGCAGACGTATTCCTGCCTTCAGGTGCGTAGGTGACCTCGATATCCGCACCCAGACGCACGACTCTCAGGATGCCGGACTCCCCGTTGTGGCTGATCAGCAGGGAGCCCCGTTCTGGCGATCCGTCCTCTGCGAATGATGCTCCGATTCCGGTAAGGTCTTTTACCAGATGGGCGAGGAATGCTGGATATGCACCGGCAAGGCTCCGTGCATAGTAGATATATGGCACTATACGTCCCCCGTACCTCTTAGAAGGTCTCACTCCAGATAAGCATTCCGTAGATACTCGTTCTCCCCGAATCAGGGTGTCGGGCAGTATAAGCCGGTCATAATGGTTTTATTCTCGCGGGCCGATGATCCGCACATGCGCTATTATCCCGGAAAGACCGGTCTCCCCTCTCCCCACGAGGTCAACCGTGCGGTCGAAGCGGCGTTCAGGGAGTACGGGGAAGGTCTGGTCCAGATGCCGCCGAAGGTGTATGTGACCTTTCCGAAGGGGGACTTTCGGACCATGCCCGCATATCTCCCGTCGATGGGGATCGCTGGTGTGAAGATCGTGAATGTTCACCCGGAAAACCCCCGGTCCGGGTTGCCGACGGTGATGGCCCTCACTATAATCCTTGATATAGACACCGGGATGCCCCGGGCTGTCCTGAATGCGACCGAACTCACCGATCTTCGGACCGGGGCCGCCGGGGCCGTCGCCGCACAGTATCTCTCACGCAAAAAGCGTATCGCCCTCGGTGTGGTCGGCAGCGGTCGGCAGGCAATTGCCCAGGTGAACGCCATCGCCGACGTGCTGGAGATCGAGGAGATCCTGGTCTGGAGCCGCACAGCAGAGAACGCCGTGGAGTTCTGCGGGCAGTTCGGGGAGATCGGATGCGTGGCAGGATCGGTCGAGTCTGCCTGCAACGCCGACGTGATCGTGACGACGACACCCTCCAGGACGCCTCTGATCAGGTCTGAGTGGGTGCAGAAGGGAACGCATATCAACGCCATCGGCGCCGATGCCCCGGGAAAAGAGGAGCTCGACCCTGCTCTCCTGGCGCGAGGCCGTGTTTTTGTTGACGATCCCGAGCAGGCGCTTCATTCTGGTGAGATCAATGTTCCGTTCTCACAGGGACTCTTCAGGGCTGATCAGATCGCAGGCACGCTCGGCGACGTGGTCTGCGGCAGAAAAAAAAGGGAGAGCCAGGATGAGATTACCATCTTTGACTCGACGGGCCTTGCGATCCAGGACCTCGCCATCGCCTCCCTCGTCATGGGACGAGGAGCGTATATAGATCTCCCCTTCCCCTGACTCACTCCTTTTGTACCCGGTCCCGCGCGAACTTCTTCCAGACCTGTTCGCGGTAGACCGGGCCTGAGTTATAGGTGCAGAAGGGGATGATCCGCCCGTCTGGGGTGGCATAGTGAATACAGCAGCGCTGCACGCGGGAGAGATCGTAGTTGTAGTTGTCCATGAAGTGCATCGTGCCGATGAACAGGGCGTTCCAGTGGAAATCTCTCAGCGCATCGAAGTTCTGGGATATAAGCGTTTTTCCGAGGAGTTTATAGAACTGGCTCCCGTTTGCATGCTCTCCCTTCGCTGCGGAGAGGCCCATGTCCTTCACGCCTTCGAGCAGGGCCCGGTATTTGTTGATGGTGCCGCCGTTTTTCATCGTATCGGTCATTTTCCCGATGGCGTCGAAGAAACCGTCGACGTCGACCATCTCGTTGATGGGCACCAGCCCCTCTTCGGTGACAAAGACGTAGGTCGCCGCACCGCAGTGCTGGTGGGTGGTGAACCTGACGACCGGTTTGCCGGTATAGGCCTCAACGAGGTCTGAGATGGGCATCACACAGGGGACCGGGTAGAAATAATCTTTCTTGATGATCCCGTCGGTCTGCTCTTCGATCCGATCGGCAAGATCAGGGATGGTCACCCGCTCCTGTTTGATGTTCTCCTCTGAAGCGGCGCCGGTGAATGCGACGGGCTGGAAATTGACGCCCCGTACGACCTTGATATGCTCGGCCGCATATTTCAGGATGGCACCGACCTCGTGGTCGTTCTGGCCGTTGATCACCGTCGGGACGAGCACCACGCCCATGCCGTTTTTCTCACAGTATTCCACCGCCTTCAGGCTTGTCCGGAGGATGGGATTCGTCTCCTCTGTCACGCCGTCGAAGTGGAGATAGATGGTGCTCAATCCGGCATCCTTCAGGTTCTGGACATATTGGGGATCTTTTGCGATTTTGATCCCGTTGGTCGCGACCTGCACCTGGGAGAAACCCAGTTCCTTTGCCTTTTTGATGATTTCGACGAGGTCGTCGCGCATCGTGGGCTCGCCGCCTGAAAACTGGACGGCCGGTGGCGGGACAGGTTTTTCGTTCCTGAGCATCGTCATCATCTCGACGATCTGATCGAACGACGGTTCATAGACAAAGCCGCAGGCCCGGGCATTGGCAAAGCAGAAGGAGCAGTTAAGGTTGCAGCGGTTTGTCAGGTCGATGTTTGCGAGAAGCGTTCCTGAACGGTGGTTTGAACAGAGGCCGCATGCCGTCGGGCAGGCAGCAGCGGTTGCATCCCGCTGTGGGTTTGCAACGCCGGTACCGATCCTCTCGAAGGTTTCAAACCGTCTGTACATCTCTGCATCTGACCAGTACAGATTTTTTGCTTCCCCATGCTCCGGACAGGTACGTCTGATCCATACTTTCCCATCCTCTTCAAATATCTCGGCATCGAGAACATTTCTACAGATGGGGCAAAGGCTCCGGGTTTTTTTCAGAAGCATATCTCATCCACCGGCATCTCTATACAATAGCGTTTCATATATTGGTACCTGACTTGTTGCAGATTATCACAGTGTTTGCCTGTCTGAAATTTAAACTTAAGTAGGAATAGAGGGGATTAGTATTATTAGTATCGTCTCGGTGTTCTCTGCCCTGATTGCGGCGTTCTGGATCATGATGCCGGCGTATGTGCCAAACCCTGTGGCTGCGGCATGTGGCGGAGGCACTCCCGTTGATTTCGGGAAGAACTGGAGGGACGGTCGGAGGGTTCTGGGTGACGGAAAGACGTTCCGGGGTTTTTTCGCCGGCGTTGCCGCCGGGATCGCCGTCGGACTTCTCCAGATCTGGGTACAGAGCGCCCTTGGGTTTGCGTTTCTTCCCGAGCATACCGTCGTTTCTGTTGTTCTCTTCTCGGCAGGAGCGCTTCTTGGCGACATGGCGAAGAGCTTTTTCAAGCGGCGGCTCGGCATGGGCCGCGGTGAAGAATGGCGTATTTTCGACCAGTATGATCTGGTGATCGGATCATTTGCACTCGCAGCCGTGTTCCAGTTCGGATGGCTTGTCGAGAACCTCACCCTCCTGATCCTTCTCTGGATCATCATCATCACCCCTCTTCTCCACCGTGCCGCGAACATCATCGGATATTTTACAGGAGTGAAAGACGTACCATGGTAGCATCAATTGCATCACTGCTCAAGGACCACGGGGCAATCGAGTTCGGGGACTTTGTTCTTGCCTCAGGGGCAAGAAGCACGTACTATCTGGATATCAAGACGGCGATCACGGATCCCGCCCTTCTCGGCCGGATTGGCAGGGAGTTTGCAGGCCGGTTTACCTTCGATGTGGTGGCCGGCGTTGCCGTCGGGGCAGTGCCCCTGGCGGTCGCAACCTCTCTCGCAGCGGGAAAACCCTATGCGATCATCAGAAAGGAGGAGAAGGCCCATGGAAAAAGTGGCGTCATTATCGGTGACGTAAAGGGAAAGGCGGTTCTCCTCGTCGAAGATGTCACGACCTCAGGCGGTTCGGCCCTCTACGGTGCCCGCGTCCTCAGGGACGCCGGGGCCGAGGTCGTCGCCGTCGGTGTGGTTGTGGACCGTGAAAGCGGCGCGACTGAGGTTTTTGCAGGTGAAGGGCTCTTCCTTATTCCTCTGGCGACAGTATCGGAGATAATGAACCTGTAACCAATTTATTTAGGAGAGGCATATAATTATGGACATGAAGATCCTTGTTGTGGGCGGAGGAGGCAGGGAACACGCCATAGCCCGTGCCCTCTCCTGCAACAGTGAAGCCACGATTTTTTCGGTAATGGCCAGAAAAAACCCGGGTATTGCCGCCCTTTCGAGGCGTCACCTCATAGAAAAAGAGACCCGTGTCGAAAAAGTCGCTGATTTTGCCCGTGAATGTGGCGTGGACTGCGCGATCATCGGCCCGGAGGCGCCCCTTGAGGCGGGTATCGCCGATACCCTCCAGCAGCAGGGCATCCCCTGTGTCGGCCCCACCCGTCTGGCCGCACGCCTCGAGACCGACAAGGCGTTCTGCAGGGATATGATGGAACGGCATGGGATTCCCGGTCGCCCGCATTACCGGGTATTTCATGACACCGCTGCCGCCTGCGAGTATATCGACGCCTATGACGGCGACCTCGCCGTAAAACCGATCGGGCTCACCGGCGGCAAGGGCGTCAGGATCATGGGCGAGCAGGTCGACCGGGAAGGGGCGAAGGCGTATGCCCGGACCCTTGACGGTGGCGTCGTTCTTGAGGAACGGCTCATCGGCGAGGAGTTCACCCTCCAGGCCTTTGTCGACGGCAACCATCTGGTGCCGATGCCCCTGGTCCAGGACCACAAACGCGCCTTTGAGGGTGACACCGGCCCGAACACCGGCGGCATGGGCACCTACTCCCTTGAAGATCATCTCCTCCCGTTTGTCACGCATGCCGATTACGAGGCAGCACTTGAGATCATGCGGAGAACGGTGGCGGCGATGGCCGCCGAGGGGCAGCCCTACCGTGGGATTCTGTACGGTCAGTTCATGAATACGCGGGACGGCCCGAAGGTTGTGGAGTTCAACTCCCGGTTCGGCGATCCCGAGGCGATGAACGTTCTTTCGCTTCTGGAAAGCGATTTCGCCGCAATTCTCTGCAGGATCGTCGAGGGCAGCCTCTCCGGTGCCCATGTGCATTTTGCGCCGAAAGCGACGGTCTGCAAATATCTCGTTCCCGAAGGGTATCCAGATGCCCCGGTGTCAGGGGCGCCGATCGCCGTCGGGGACTATGGCGACGCCATCCTCTACTATGCGAATGTCGGGGAGAAGGACGGCCGGATGGTGACCCTTCAGTCAAGAACGATGGCGTTTGTCGGGCTTGGCGACTCCCTTGCAGAGGCCGAGGAGACTGCCGAGCGGGCGGCAGCATCGGTGAGAGGAGGCGTATGGTACCGGCACGACATCGGCAAACCTGCCCTCCTTGACAAACGGATCAAACATATGAAGGAAATACGATGAAGAAGGATTTTCTTACACTTCTGGATGTAGATGCAGGTGAACTTGAGGCGCTTCTTGCCGAGGCCGAACGGCTCAAGGCCCTGCGCAGGGAAGGGCGTTCTCATGCCCTTCTGCAGGGCAAAAGCCTCGGCATGATCTTCGAGAAGGCCTCCACCCGGACCCGTGTCTCCTTTGAGGCGGGCATGCACGACCTCGGGGGCCATGCCCTCTTTCTCAACCCCACCGATCTGCAGATCGGCCGCGGCGAACTGGCACGGGACACGGCGCGGGTGCTCTCCCGCTATGTCTCGGCGGTGATGATCAGGGCGTACAAACACACGACCATCGAGGAATTCGCGAGATACGCATCTGTACCGGTGATCAACGGGCTCTCAGATATCGCCCATCCCTGCCAGGTGCTCGCCGACCTCATGACCCTGAAGGAGCATTTCTCATCCCTGAAGGATGTACGGCTCGCCTGGATCGGGGACGGGAACAATGTCTGCAACTCCCTCCTGATGGCCTCGGCTCACACCGGCCTTGACCTGCGTGTTGCCTGCCCGCCAGGCTATCAGCCCCCGCAGTGGATCGTCGAGGAGGCTCTCTCCCACGGGGCCCGTCTGACCTTCTGCAAAACGGCCGAAGAAGCAGCCGAGGGGGCACATGCCATCTATACCGACGTCTGGGTTTCGATGGGCAACGAAGCCGAGCGTGAGGCGCGGCTGCGCGCCTTCCAGGGCTATACCATCGCCGCCGAGATCGTGAACCGTGCCGAGCCCGACGCCATTGTGATGCACTGTCTCCCTGCACACCGCGGCGAGGAGATCACCGACGAAGTGATCGAAGGGCCGCAGAGTGTCGTCTGGGACCAGGCCGAGAATCGGCTCCACGCCCAGAAAGCCCTTCTTGTGCGGCTGCTCCACTAATATTTTTTGGATAAAAAAAGGTCATTCCTCGCCGATAAACGCGAGGACAAGGGTGCGCATCTCTTTTTCGGCCTCCTGGACCACCTCTTTTTTGCCCCTGAAGGCGAGGAGATCCCGGACGTCGCCGCTCATATTTGCATAATAGAGCGGCTGGCTTCGTTCCACCAGTTCTACGTCATATTTCTGGATGATGGCCCTGATGACGCTTCTCGGCACGCCCGGCGGGATCACCAGATCAAATAACTCTTCTTCTTCTGCCATATGCTTCCTCACTTGCCAATTTTTATCCGTCTGGCCATGATGCACGGACCGCCGCGTACGCCTCCCAGCGGATTTTTCGGTTTTCCAAGGGAGTTCATGCATCTCCCCATCAGGGCGGCACCCCGTGCGAGGCCATCGTCCACAAAGACGACATGGTTCTGCGTATCTTTGTAATAGCCCCGCTCTGCAATCCCGTCGAGGATATACTGGGGTTTGCGGCCTGAGATTGCCGCTCTCCCGGTGAAACCGATGGACGAATTTTCAGGGACCATGCCCTGGTCGGATGTTATATCTATGAGACGGAGGGCCATCTCTGCGCAGACATGGTCAATCACGTCCACAAGCACGCCCCTGCCGTACTTCTGATATATTTCGGCACCGATGGTATTGAGTTCTCCGGTTTCGCTCCCGTTCACGCCGACGTCGCAGCCGATCAGGGCGACGCCGGAATCGTGGGCGACTTTTGAACTGACCGGCACACGACCGAAGCGCTCTCTGTCAGGTGGGACGATGCGGATATCGATGTGGCTGTGGATACGCCTGACATAATTCTCGACGATCGACGCCGATCTGCCGATCCGTGAAAGCCCCTCGGTGACGCTCTGGTCGCCGAACATGTCCAGGGCCGTGCCGGTCCGCCCCTCGACCTGTCCGGTCCCCCTGACGATGGCGTCGGGAACTGCTCCGGCAAGACCGCAGAAGTTGCCGATTGTCCTGGCGAAGGGGTTTA from Methanofollis liminatans DSM 4140 encodes:
- the dnaG gene encoding DNA primase DnaG, with the translated sequence MYSSDTTKYLIHINLHAEGVVEKPDVVGAIFGQTEGLLGEDLDLRDLQRTGRIGRIDVHITSKKGETRGEILISSSLDRAETAILAASLETIDRVGPCIAHASVERIEDIRVTKRKKIVDRAKELLLNHFDEASIDSTELLDDVRESMRIEKIGVLGDERVPAGPNVLDSDAIIIVEGRADVINLLRYGIKNAVAVEGTKVPAVITKLSEIKTATAFLDGDRGGDLILRELLQVADIDYVAFCPRGKSVEEITRKEIIKSLRNKVPVEYLKEQIAEGKDSPAPEPEMPVQESQVIVSETNGAIEESVPQTPAVDGSMTLEQQIRGVEGQSVARFLTSDYALVGEVRAGDVEQALEKIDADVSGIILDRPVDQKLIDAFLSRGLEFVAAPEFRNIVKRPLSLRLMKIRKSDR
- a CDS encoding UPF0058 family protein: MHKEELITLHQILVEIKDYFEMINPDLKFPQYYALKINPSQIHKSKLEHKHAIFVLGQELANAMKDIEFTGSARISARMKELAERTVKEIERDME
- a CDS encoding ATP-grasp domain-containing protein, translated to MIRIVPKPTDTPGDNSTGAVIRELRREGVAFSLLDLDTIDPLASPITGDTIWVCGMKQDIHQFECLDVLSMENNVVNSPDAIATCASKVKTTALLLKSGIPSPETLFTASRPLAEEFLARHGGVVSKPVYGYDGIDVRMVSSPGDLREAPYYLQEYVENDRDYRVFVIEGRAVGAICRRSPHLTHNIHQGGIGTPVEIDPAMQEIAAGAAEAVGADYCGVDLLPLNGGYTVLEVNGTPNWHCMAAPIPSLMARYLIGKEQESRR
- a CDS encoding ornithine cyclodeaminase family protein; protein product: MRYYPGKTGLPSPHEVNRAVEAAFREYGEGLVQMPPKVYVTFPKGDFRTMPAYLPSMGIAGVKIVNVHPENPRSGLPTVMALTIILDIDTGMPRAVLNATELTDLRTGAAGAVAAQYLSRKKRIALGVVGSGRQAIAQVNAIADVLEIEEILVWSRTAENAVEFCGQFGEIGCVAGSVESACNADVIVTTTPSRTPLIRSEWVQKGTHINAIGADAPGKEELDPALLARGRVFVDDPEQALHSGEINVPFSQGLFRADQIAGTLGDVVCGRKKRESQDEITIFDSTGLAIQDLAIASLVMGRGAYIDLPFP
- the tes gene encoding tetraether lipid synthase Tes, which produces MLLKKTRSLCPICRNVLDAEIFEEDGKVWIRRTCPEHGEAKNLYWSDAEMYRRFETFERIGTGVANPQRDATAAACPTACGLCSNHRSGTLLANIDLTNRCNLNCSFCFANARACGFVYEPSFDQIVEMMTMLRNEKPVPPPAVQFSGGEPTMRDDLVEIIKKAKELGFSQVQVATNGIKIAKDPQYVQNLKDAGLSTIYLHFDGVTEETNPILRTSLKAVEYCEKNGMGVVLVPTVINGQNDHEVGAILKYAAEHIKVVRGVNFQPVAFTGAASEENIKQERVTIPDLADRIEEQTDGIIKKDYFYPVPCVMPISDLVEAYTGKPVVRFTTHQHCGAATYVFVTEEGLVPINEMVDVDGFFDAIGKMTDTMKNGGTINKYRALLEGVKDMGLSAAKGEHANGSQFYKLLGKTLISQNFDALRDFHWNALFIGTMHFMDNYNYDLSRVQRCCIHYATPDGRIIPFCTYNSGPVYREQVWKKFARDRVQKE
- a CDS encoding CDP-2,3-bis-(O-geranylgeranyl)-sn-glycerol synthase; the protein is MMPAYVPNPVAAACGGGTPVDFGKNWRDGRRVLGDGKTFRGFFAGVAAGIAVGLLQIWVQSALGFAFLPEHTVVSVVLFSAGALLGDMAKSFFKRRLGMGRGEEWRIFDQYDLVIGSFALAAVFQFGWLVENLTLLILLWIIIITPLLHRAANIIGYFTGVKDVPW
- the pyrE gene encoding orotate phosphoribosyltransferase; the encoded protein is MVASIASLLKDHGAIEFGDFVLASGARSTYYLDIKTAITDPALLGRIGREFAGRFTFDVVAGVAVGAVPLAVATSLAAGKPYAIIRKEEKAHGKSGVIIGDVKGKAVLLVEDVTTSGGSALYGARVLRDAGAEVVAVGVVVDRESGATEVFAGEGLFLIPLATVSEIMNL
- the purD gene encoding phosphoribosylamine--glycine ligase, yielding MDMKILVVGGGGREHAIARALSCNSEATIFSVMARKNPGIAALSRRHLIEKETRVEKVADFARECGVDCAIIGPEAPLEAGIADTLQQQGIPCVGPTRLAARLETDKAFCRDMMERHGIPGRPHYRVFHDTAAACEYIDAYDGDLAVKPIGLTGGKGVRIMGEQVDREGAKAYARTLDGGVVLEERLIGEEFTLQAFVDGNHLVPMPLVQDHKRAFEGDTGPNTGGMGTYSLEDHLLPFVTHADYEAALEIMRRTVAAMAAEGQPYRGILYGQFMNTRDGPKVVEFNSRFGDPEAMNVLSLLESDFAAILCRIVEGSLSGAHVHFAPKATVCKYLVPEGYPDAPVSGAPIAVGDYGDAILYYANVGEKDGRMVTLQSRTMAFVGLGDSLAEAEETAERAAASVRGGVWYRHDIGKPALLDKRIKHMKEIR
- the argF gene encoding ornithine carbamoyltransferase, whose translation is MKKDFLTLLDVDAGELEALLAEAERLKALRREGRSHALLQGKSLGMIFEKASTRTRVSFEAGMHDLGGHALFLNPTDLQIGRGELARDTARVLSRYVSAVMIRAYKHTTIEEFARYASVPVINGLSDIAHPCQVLADLMTLKEHFSSLKDVRLAWIGDGNNVCNSLLMASAHTGLDLRVACPPGYQPPQWIVEEALSHGARLTFCKTAEEAAEGAHAIYTDVWVSMGNEAEREARLRAFQGYTIAAEIVNRAEPDAIVMHCLPAHRGEEITDEVIEGPQSVVWDQAENRLHAQKALLVRLLH